A single genomic interval of Camelina sativa cultivar DH55 chromosome 11, Cs, whole genome shotgun sequence harbors:
- the LOC109127304 gene encoding uncharacterized protein LOC109127304: MGSYLGLPESLRGSKTKVFSFVRDRLQGRTTGWSAKLLSKGGKELMIKSVATAVPTFVMSCFRLPKTMTSKLTSAVANFWWSTSGQSGGGMHWNVDALNSALLAKQLWRLIEAPDTLFARVFKGRYYRNSNPMEPIRSYSPSYGWRSITSVRSLVNKRLIIRVGSGESISIWTDPWVPSQSPRPAFSKGPLKDPSLKISHLIDCHTNTWRTDRLKEFFAPEDVDLIGAIPLGSRRLDDSMGWHYTKSGMYTVKSGYDTERFAVSQLMMVSRAGPEITPLLAGVWGVSCPPKIKHFMWQVLTGCISVSANLRRRGIACDTACVRCGAEEETINHAIFRCPPAR, encoded by the exons ATGGGATCATATCTAGGGTTACCGGAGAGCCTGAGAGGGTCCAAGACaaaggttttctcttttgttcgggATCGTCTTCAGGGACGAACGACGGGTTGGTCGGCGAAACTTCTCTCCAAAGGGGGAAAAGAGTTGATGATCAAGTCCGTCGCCACGGCGGTTCCGACTTTTGTAATGTCGTGCTTCCGGTTACCGAAAACAATGACGTCAAAACTCACGAGTGCAGTGgcgaatttttggtggagtactTCAGGACAGTCTGGGGGAGGGATGCACTG gaatgttgatgctttgaATTCGGCATTGTTGGCAAAGCAACTGTGGCGGCTGATTGAGGCTCCGGATACACTGTTTGCTCGGGTTTTCAAGGGCAGGTACTATCGCAATTCCAATCCTATGGAACCGATACGCTCTTATTCTCCATCTTATGGGTGGAGAAGCATTACTTCCGTTAGATCTTTGGTTAATAAAAGGCTTATTATACGGGTCGGTTCGGGGGAGTCCATTTCGATATGGACGGATCCCTGGGTGCCGTctcaatccccaagaccagcGTTCAGCAAGGGTCCTCTTAAGGATCCTTCTCTTAAAATCTCTCATTTAATTGATTGTCACACAAATACTTGGCGTACGGATAGGCTCAAGGAGTTTTTTGCCCCGGAAGATGTTGATCTGATAGGGGCTATCCCTTTAGGAAGTCGTCGCCTAGATGATTCCATGGGTTGGCATTACACAAAATCAGGAATGTATACAGTTAAATCTGGGTACGATACGGAACGTTTTGCTGTATCACAGCTTATGATGGTCTCTCGAGCAGGTCCAGAGATAACTCCTCTGTTGGCCGGCGTCTGGGGTGTTTCCTGTCCACcgaaaattaaacattttatgtggcaggtctTGACAGGTTGTATTTCGGTTTCGGCAAATCTGCGGCGTCGCGGTATTGCGTGTGATACAGCGTGTGTACGGTGTGGGGCTGAGGAGGAAACAATTAATCATGCTATTTTCCGGTGCCCACCGGCTCGATAG